Genomic window (bacterium):
ACACAATAGCAATAGACGAGGATTTCAATGGAAAAAAGAGTTCAAGCTGAGCATGGGATTATTTGTGAACTGCCCGGCGAAAGATTCGGTTACTTTGCGTGGCCGTCGGTTGCGCGTATGGATGACGGAACACTTGTGGCGGCAAGTTCGGGCTTACGGACCAGCCATATTGACCCATGGGGCAAGACAGTGATCAACATCAGCCGCGATGATGGGAAGACGTGGTCCTGGCCGCGTATAATCAACGATTCGCCGATAGATGACCGTGACGCAGGCGTTATCTCGCTCGGCGGCGATAAACTGCTCGTGACCTGGTTCACATCCGACACGCGCGAGTATACAAACGAGCACTATGCCAGGATGTTCAAGGTCGAGGAGTGGAAAGACACTCTCTCTTTCTGGACGGATGAGCTTGTCGATAAATGGTTCGGTTCATGGGTGATCACCAGCGACGATGCCGGTGACACATGGGACGGACCGTTCAGGTCTCCCGTTACTTCGCCTCATGGTCCGATCAAGCTGGCCGATGGTGACCTGCTCTATTTCGGCAAGGGATTTACCAGAGTTAGAGCCGAAGGCCACATTATGGCTGCTCGAAGCAAAGACGGCGGGCGAACATGGGATGTGGTCGGAACAGTGCCGATGTATGAGGGCACCATCCCCGATAACTATCACGAGCCGCATGTTGTTGAGTTGCCGTCCGGCAAGCTGATCGGGATGATTCGTGTCGAGA
Coding sequences:
- a CDS encoding glycoside hydrolase, giving the protein MEKRVQAEHGIICELPGERFGYFAWPSVARMDDGTLVAASSGLRTSHIDPWGKTVINISRDDGKTWSWPRIINDSPIDDRDAGVISLGGDKLLVTWFTSDTREYTNEHYARMFKVEEWKDTLSFWTDELVDKWFGSWVITSDDAGDTWDGPFRSPVTSPHGPIKLADGDLLYFGKGFTRVRAEGHIMAARSKDGGRTWDVVGTVPMYEGTIPDNYHEPHVVELPSGKLIGMIRVERFDPEDKEKGLINFSMFQTESIDGGRTWSDMKPTGILGSPPHLIRHSSGALVCVYGYRAEGYGQRVLLSKNDGETWENWIIRDDAPNWDLGYPASVEMSDGSIYTIYYQAVAQGEKCSLMWSRWSLPSF